A single genomic interval of Psychroserpens sp. NJDZ02 harbors:
- a CDS encoding DNA polymerase III subunit alpha gives MYLNCHSYYSLRFGTFSETDLLDLAKANAIRALALTDINNTSACLNFVRHAKKRNIKPVIGIDFRTGARQHFVGLAKNNEGFKALNSFLSQHSEQKLQLPEVAPTFNNAFIIYPFENVLQLNKKNFADHEFIGVSITDLRKLRFSSLKQLQHKIVLLQPVTVRDKKDFNAHRLLRAIDNNTLLSKLEKTEECNPEDKMWSLEQLNIAVAEFPFVLKNTKALLDQCEIEFGFDDQRESQNQKRYTDSFENDCLLLEQLCDQGLPKRYANPTPKVYARLKTELDTIKSMHFVSFFLINHDIVSYAKSQGYFHVGRGSGANSIVAYIIGITDVDPIELDLYFERFINPFRASPPDFDIDFSWKDRDDVTAYIFRRFKHTALLATYNTFKYRAVVRELGKVFGLPKEEIDKLSKNSYNASSLDDISKLVLKYGKLIEGFPNHLSVHSAGILILEQPVHCYSATDLPPKGYPTVQFDMNIAEDVGVFKFDILGQRGLAKIKEALEIIAENRPELPPIDITNVEAFKKDPNINNLLKSGGAIGAYYVESPAMRGLMQQLQTQDYLGLVAASSIIRPGVSGSGMKDEFIKRHRTPEKRKEAHPILYNIMPETYGVMVYQEDVLKVANQFADLTLGEADVLRRGMSGKYRSLKEFEAVEEKFIANCRKKGYADALIFEVWNQIKSFAGYAFAKGHSASYAVESYQSLYLKCYFPLEFMTAVLNNGGGFYSAEHYFHEARQQGATICLPCVNTSDHPNRLIDTSIYLGLGYLKSLEAYTIKRLLTERQLHGPFTSLDDFIDRILISIEQLTILIRSNAFRFTNIPKVELLWKAIFKLNAKGKDTIQSKLFKTEHKQFTLPKLDNNWIENAYDEMELIGFPLCNYFDLVSEPMEGDVLASQMHLFVNKTILIYGNLVTTRFNKTTQGKLMRLSTFVDKNGDYFDAVHFTNVVHQFPVNGLGVYACYGKITDRFGFYSMSVVWSRKLSVVQDPRNN, from the coding sequence ATGTATTTAAACTGTCACTCATATTACTCTTTGCGTTTTGGAACATTTTCTGAAACCGATCTTTTAGATTTAGCAAAAGCTAATGCTATAAGGGCTCTGGCGTTGACAGATATTAATAATACCTCGGCGTGTTTAAATTTTGTGCGTCATGCTAAAAAACGTAATATTAAGCCTGTAATTGGTATTGATTTTAGGACGGGCGCACGACAACATTTTGTTGGTTTAGCAAAAAATAATGAGGGTTTTAAAGCGTTAAATAGCTTTTTGTCGCAACATTCTGAACAAAAATTACAATTACCAGAGGTGGCACCAACATTTAATAATGCATTTATAATTTATCCTTTTGAAAACGTCTTACAACTAAACAAAAAAAACTTTGCTGACCACGAGTTTATTGGGGTGTCTATTACCGATTTGCGCAAACTTAGATTTTCGTCCTTAAAACAATTGCAACACAAAATTGTTTTATTGCAGCCTGTGACGGTAAGAGATAAAAAGGATTTTAATGCCCACCGGTTATTAAGAGCCATAGATAATAACACGCTATTAAGTAAGCTTGAAAAAACGGAGGAATGTAATCCTGAAGATAAAATGTGGTCTTTAGAGCAATTAAATATAGCTGTAGCTGAATTTCCTTTTGTCCTAAAGAATACAAAAGCGTTGCTAGACCAATGTGAGATTGAGTTTGGTTTTGACGATCAACGAGAGTCTCAAAATCAGAAACGATACACAGATTCGTTTGAAAATGATTGTTTGTTATTAGAACAATTGTGTGATCAAGGCTTGCCAAAACGCTATGCTAATCCAACACCAAAAGTTTATGCCCGTTTAAAAACCGAATTGGATACCATCAAATCTATGCATTTTGTGTCCTTTTTTCTTATCAATCACGATATCGTGTCTTACGCTAAAAGCCAAGGGTATTTTCATGTTGGGCGTGGTAGTGGTGCCAATAGTATTGTGGCATATATTATCGGGATTACAGATGTAGATCCTATCGAGTTAGATTTATATTTTGAACGCTTTATCAATCCTTTTAGAGCATCTCCACCAGATTTTGATATCGATTTTTCTTGGAAAGATCGGGATGATGTTACCGCCTATATTTTCAGAAGATTTAAGCATACCGCATTATTAGCAACCTATAATACGTTTAAATATCGTGCGGTAGTTAGAGAGTTGGGGAAGGTTTTCGGTTTACCGAAAGAAGAGATTGACAAACTAAGTAAAAACAGCTACAACGCTTCTAGTTTAGACGATATTTCGAAATTGGTTTTAAAATATGGGAAGTTAATTGAAGGCTTTCCAAACCATTTAAGCGTGCATTCCGCCGGAATCTTAATTTTAGAGCAACCCGTACATTGTTATTCGGCAACAGATTTACCTCCAAAAGGGTATCCAACCGTGCAGTTTGATATGAATATTGCCGAAGATGTTGGCGTCTTTAAATTTGATATTTTAGGGCAACGTGGTTTAGCAAAAATTAAAGAAGCGCTAGAAATTATTGCCGAAAACAGACCCGAATTACCACCAATAGATATTACAAATGTCGAAGCTTTTAAAAAAGATCCAAACATTAATAATCTATTAAAATCAGGAGGTGCAATTGGGGCGTATTATGTAGAGTCTCCTGCAATGCGTGGGTTAATGCAGCAATTACAAACACAAGATTATTTAGGTTTGGTGGCAGCAAGTTCTATAATCAGACCTGGTGTATCGGGTTCTGGGATGAAAGACGAGTTTATTAAACGCCATCGGACGCCAGAAAAGCGTAAAGAGGCACATCCCATATTGTATAACATTATGCCAGAAACTTATGGTGTGATGGTTTATCAAGAGGATGTGTTGAAGGTGGCTAATCAGTTTGCCGATTTAACTTTAGGCGAAGCAGATGTGCTTAGACGTGGTATGAGCGGTAAGTATAGATCTTTAAAAGAGTTTGAAGCTGTCGAAGAAAAATTTATTGCTAATTGCAGAAAAAAAGGATATGCTGACGCTTTAATTTTTGAAGTCTGGAACCAAATTAAAAGTTTTGCGGGTTACGCTTTCGCGAAAGGACATTCGGCATCGTACGCTGTAGAAAGTTATCAGAGTTTGTATTTAAAATGTTATTTCCCGTTAGAGTTTATGACCGCTGTACTTAATAATGGTGGTGGTTTTTATAGTGCAGAACATTATTTTCATGAAGCTAGACAGCAAGGCGCCACCATTTGTTTGCCTTGTGTAAATACTAGTGATCATCCCAATAGGTTGATTGATACGTCTATTTATTTAGGGTTGGGGTATTTAAAAAGTTTAGAGGCTTATACCATCAAACGCCTATTGACGGAGCGTCAGTTACACGGACCGTTTACCTCTTTGGACGATTTTATTGATAGGATTTTGATTAGTATCGAACAACTCACCATTTTAATTAGAAGTAATGCCTTTAGATTTACCAATATCCCTAAAGTAGAATTGCTTTGGAAAGCTATTTTTAAATTGAATGCCAAAGGAAAAGACACCATACAATCCAAACTGTTTAAAACGGAGCATAAACAATTCACTTTACCAAAATTAGATAATAATTGGATTGAAAATGCTTATGACGAAATGGAATTGATTGGTTTTCCGTTATGCAATTATTTTGATTTAGTAAGTGAACCTATGGAAGGTGATGTGTTGGCCTCCCAAATGCATCTGTTTGTTAATAAAACAATACTTATTTACGGTAATTTAGTGACCACGCGTTTTAATAAAACAACACAAGGTAAATTGATGCGCTTAAGTACGTTTGTAGATAAAAACGGAGACTATTTTGATGCGGTACATTTTACAAATGTGGTCCATCAATTTCCTGTTAATGGGTTAGGGGTTTATGCTTGTTATGGAAAAATAACAGATAGATTCGGTTTTTATAGTATGAGTGTGGTTTGGAGTAGGAAACTTTCAGTAGTACAAGATCCTAGAAATAATTAG
- a CDS encoding DNA polymerase IV produces the protein MQNNILHLDLDTFFVSCERLIDSRLQNRPLLVGGTGDRGVVAACSYETRGFGVHSGMSMKVARRLCPEATVIRGDASIYTKYSHLVTEIIKEKSPVFEKASVDEFYVDLSGMDKFYGCYKYASELRQSIIKNTGLPISFGLSANKIVSKVATGEAKPNNQLQIDSGFEKDFLAPLSIRKIPSVGEKTYQVLRGLGVDKISVIQQMPLEMMISALGKNGQTIWKRAHGIDNPPLVPFYERKSLSTERTFGKDTIDMVKLRTTIFAMAENLAFQLRKGNKLAGTLSVKIRYSDFNTYTKQVKITYSSADHVIIPKVLELFEKLYQRRLLIRLVGVKISDIVTGNYQINLFDDTEEMLNLYNAMDAIRNRYGDLSIMRASAMGAKTIGRFNNPFNGEPPVLLAHRNQ, from the coding sequence ATGCAAAATAATATTTTACATCTAGATTTAGACACGTTTTTTGTCTCTTGCGAGCGACTAATAGATAGTCGTTTGCAAAACAGACCGTTATTAGTTGGTGGGACCGGTGATAGAGGTGTGGTCGCTGCGTGTAGTTATGAGACTAGAGGTTTTGGTGTGCATTCTGGTATGTCCATGAAAGTGGCAAGACGGTTATGTCCAGAAGCTACAGTAATTAGAGGTGATGCGTCCATTTACACCAAATACTCACATCTAGTAACAGAAATTATTAAAGAAAAATCACCAGTTTTTGAAAAAGCGAGTGTTGACGAGTTTTATGTAGATTTATCAGGCATGGATAAGTTTTATGGGTGTTATAAATACGCGTCAGAGCTCCGTCAAAGCATCATTAAAAATACAGGATTACCAATTTCGTTTGGATTATCAGCCAATAAAATAGTATCTAAAGTGGCTACAGGAGAAGCAAAACCGAATAATCAATTACAGATAGATTCAGGATTTGAAAAAGATTTTTTAGCCCCATTATCCATTCGTAAAATACCATCGGTTGGAGAGAAAACGTACCAGGTGTTAAGAGGTTTGGGTGTGGATAAAATTAGTGTTATCCAACAAATGCCATTAGAAATGATGATTAGCGCATTGGGTAAAAACGGACAGACTATTTGGAAGCGTGCCCATGGTATTGATAATCCACCGTTGGTCCCGTTTTATGAACGTAAATCTTTGTCTACAGAACGCACGTTTGGAAAAGATACCATCGATATGGTTAAGCTTAGAACCACCATTTTTGCTATGGCAGAAAATTTAGCCTTTCAATTAAGAAAAGGCAATAAACTAGCTGGCACATTAAGTGTCAAAATCAGGTATTCGGATTTTAATACGTACACCAAACAGGTTAAAATCACTTATTCTAGTGCAGACCATGTGATTATCCCAAAAGTATTAGAGCTGTTTGAAAAACTATACCAACGCCGATTATTAATCCGTTTGGTAGGTGTTAAGATTAGCGATATAGTGACTGGTAATTATCAAATTAACCTTTTTGATGATACCGAAGAGATGCTAAATCTATACAATGCAATGGATGCGATAAGAAACAGATATGGCGACTTAAGTATTATGAGAGCCTCTGCAATGGGCGCCAAAACCATTGGTAGATTTAATAACCCGTTTAATGGCGAACCTCCCGTTTTATTAGCACACCGTAACCAATAA
- a CDS encoding XRE family transcriptional regulator — MNYISKNIKHLRSLKKLSQEGIAEELDVTRSRIGSYEENRSAPTIEFLIAFSDYFKIPIDILLRNDLTKAKDFSFIELNNQRVLFPITVDDDNENLIEVVPVKASAGYLAGYDDPEYIEQLQKIKLPFLPTGKHRAFPIKGDSMLPMKDGAFVIGRFIEDRSDIKSGRTYVLVTLNDGMVYKRVYNNIALNDSLLLVSDNKAYNGYSVPINEVLEIWEFTCSINTQEYTEEELKISSILGMFNELGVELKALEKTLR, encoded by the coding sequence ATGAATTATATCTCTAAAAACATAAAACACCTAAGAAGTCTCAAAAAGCTGTCCCAAGAGGGTATTGCTGAAGAGTTAGATGTAACTAGATCACGTATTGGCTCTTACGAAGAAAATCGGTCTGCCCCTACTATCGAGTTTTTAATTGCCTTTTCCGATTACTTTAAAATACCGATAGATATTTTATTGCGTAACGACTTGACTAAAGCCAAAGACTTCTCTTTTATCGAGCTGAATAACCAACGCGTGTTGTTTCCGATAACGGTTGATGACGATAACGAAAATTTAATTGAAGTTGTGCCCGTCAAAGCCTCTGCTGGATATTTAGCAGGGTATGACGATCCAGAATATATTGAGCAATTACAGAAAATAAAACTCCCTTTTTTACCTACCGGAAAACACCGTGCGTTTCCAATTAAAGGAGACTCCATGCTACCCATGAAGGATGGCGCCTTTGTTATTGGTCGTTTTATTGAAGATAGAAGCGATATTAAAAGTGGTCGTACTTACGTCTTGGTTACTTTAAACGATGGTATGGTTTACAAACGTGTGTATAATAACATTGCGTTAAATGACTCTTTATTACTAGTATCGGACAACAAAGCTTATAACGGTTATAGCGTGCCTATTAATGAAGTTTTAGAGATCTGGGAATTTACTTGCAGTATTAACACACAAGAATACACCGAAGAAGAGCTTAAAATTAGCAGTATTTTAGGGATGTTTAATGAGCTGGGTGTCGAGCTGAAAGCTTTAGAAAAAACGTTACGATAA
- a CDS encoding exonuclease domain-containing protein: protein MMYTIIDVETSGRSNKITEISVFKYDGKQVIDEFTSLVNPEVLIPDYITSLTGIDNGTVANAPTFAEVANDVLSITEDTIFVAHNVNFDYNVIRNEFKALGIDFNRKKLCTVRLSRKLLPGHKSYSLGKLCTDLHINIVDRHRARGDAEATVVLFEILLNQEDAETVFADFLKKTSKEATLPSHLPTAVFNNLPNTAGIYYFKNKKGKIIYIGKAKDIKKRVLSHFYSKAQKSLDLCRETSDIDFELSGSELVALLMEDAAIKQHYPEYNVISKRAPKAYAIFSYEDRQGIKHLAYNTLKATPNSIQTFSSITDCRAYLEKMCAQFELCPKFCHLQDGVTQCSHYKITTCKGICANEETVTAYNLRVTSAITHTMENKKDLVLQKQGRHNDETAFVLIKDSTYLGYGFIDKSEQINSPNDLEPFLIPQKDNLDVQKILRTALRTQ from the coding sequence ATAATGTATACAATTATTGATGTCGAAACTAGTGGAAGAAGTAATAAAATTACTGAAATCTCTGTTTTTAAATACGATGGTAAACAGGTTATTGACGAGTTTACTTCTCTTGTTAACCCAGAGGTTTTAATCCCTGATTATATCACTTCTTTAACAGGAATTGATAACGGGACGGTTGCAAATGCACCTACGTTTGCCGAGGTTGCTAATGACGTTTTATCCATTACTGAAGACACTATTTTTGTAGCGCATAATGTTAACTTTGATTACAATGTTATCAGAAACGAATTTAAGGCGCTGGGCATTGATTTTAATCGAAAAAAACTTTGTACGGTCCGCTTATCTCGTAAATTATTACCCGGTCATAAATCCTATAGTTTAGGTAAATTATGCACCGATTTGCATATTAATATTGTAGATCGCCACAGAGCACGAGGTGATGCTGAAGCAACCGTTGTTTTATTTGAAATATTATTAAATCAAGAAGATGCTGAAACTGTTTTTGCTGACTTCCTAAAAAAAACATCTAAAGAAGCCACGTTACCGTCCCATTTACCAACTGCTGTTTTTAATAATTTACCCAATACTGCCGGAATCTATTATTTTAAAAATAAAAAAGGAAAAATAATCTATATTGGCAAAGCAAAAGACATAAAAAAACGGGTATTAAGTCATTTTTACAGCAAAGCACAAAAATCGTTAGACCTTTGTCGTGAGACGTCGGACATTGACTTTGAGCTGTCCGGAAGCGAGCTTGTTGCTTTATTAATGGAAGATGCTGCCATAAAACAACATTATCCGGAATACAATGTTATTTCCAAACGCGCACCAAAAGCGTATGCTATATTTAGTTATGAAGATAGACAAGGCATAAAGCATTTAGCCTACAACACTCTAAAAGCAACACCAAATAGCATTCAAACCTTTTCTAGTATTACCGATTGCCGAGCGTATTTAGAAAAAATGTGTGCTCAGTTTGAATTGTGTCCAAAATTTTGTCATTTACAAGATGGCGTTACACAATGTTCTCATTATAAAATAACGACTTGTAAAGGGATTTGTGCAAATGAAGAAACCGTAACCGCATATAATTTACGTGTTACCTCAGCCATAACACACACCATGGAAAATAAAAAAGATCTGGTTTTACAAAAGCAAGGCAGACATAACGATGAAACCGCTTTTGTTTTAATTAAAGACAGCACATATTTAGGTTATGGTTTTATTGATAAATCAGAACAAATTAACAGCCCAAACGATTTAGAACCTTTTTTGATTCCGCAAAAGGATAATTTAGATGTACAGAAAATATTAAGAACCGCATTACGAACGCAGTAA
- a CDS encoding type II toxin-antitoxin system HipA family toxin has product MAIPEITVCPSTLAARYDTYSNTALRRVFNGKKVSPFLPYDSPASNDITDALFTENRKRMSISGVQEKFSVLLEKNKLRLIEEGEQGQYILKPIPNVGKNANQMPANEHLTMQIARQVFDMETAENTLIFFKNGSPAYITKRFDVKADGGKWAQEDFASLAERTPQTHGEDFKYVGNYLELFTILKKYVPAYAVESVKLFKLILFNYLFSNGDAHFKNFSLIETPLGDFKLSPAYDLLNSRLHIDDKDFALEEGLLPLNLAQGKVTEQFYVLGEQANISKKQVDKVFKSLTAKNDSVLKLIEASFLEEKAKQNYTQAYQTRLNKLLRP; this is encoded by the coding sequence ATGGCAATACCAGAAATTACAGTTTGTCCAAGTACACTTGCAGCAAGGTATGACACTTATAGCAACACCGCTTTAAGACGTGTGTTTAATGGTAAAAAAGTAAGTCCTTTTTTGCCTTACGATTCGCCAGCAAGCAATGATATTACAGATGCTTTGTTTACCGAAAATAGAAAACGCATGTCTATTTCTGGAGTGCAAGAAAAATTTTCGGTCTTATTAGAAAAAAACAAATTGCGTTTAATAGAAGAAGGAGAGCAAGGGCAATATATTTTAAAGCCAATTCCTAACGTTGGTAAAAATGCCAACCAAATGCCTGCAAACGAGCATCTAACCATGCAAATTGCAAGACAGGTATTTGATATGGAAACTGCCGAAAATACACTTATATTTTTTAAAAATGGTAGTCCTGCATACATTACAAAACGTTTTGACGTAAAAGCAGATGGAGGTAAATGGGCACAAGAAGATTTTGCATCTTTGGCAGAACGCACACCACAAACACATGGAGAAGATTTTAAGTATGTAGGTAATTATTTAGAGCTGTTTACAATTTTGAAAAAGTACGTGCCAGCCTATGCGGTAGAATCTGTAAAATTATTTAAGCTCATTCTTTTTAATTATTTGTTTTCTAATGGCGATGCACATTTTAAAAATTTCTCTCTGATAGAAACACCTTTAGGCGATTTTAAATTAAGTCCTGCTTACGATTTGTTAAACAGTAGACTACATATAGACGATAAAGATTTTGCTTTAGAAGAGGGTTTGTTACCGCTAAATTTAGCACAAGGAAAAGTTACAGAGCAGTTTTATGTATTAGGAGAACAAGCTAACATTTCTAAAAAACAAGTAGATAAAGTATTTAAGTCTTTAACAGCTAAAAATGATAGCGTATTAAAATTAATTGAAGCTTCTTTTTTAGAAGAAAAAGCGAAACAAAATTACACACAAGCATACCAAACACGATTAAATAAATTATTACGTCCATGA